One Streptomyces sp. B21-105 genomic region harbors:
- a CDS encoding NCS1 family nucleobase:cation symporter-1, whose amino-acid sequence MTDTAPTAIPPTAQVTLADGRVEIAPGSPQPSGPYANEDLLPVPVEKRTWTTYNFSALWVGMAHNTASWTLASGLIAVGMDWKQAVFTIALANVIVLVPMLLTGHAGPKYGIPFPVFARASFGIRGANLPAVVRALVACGWFGIQTWIGGEAIYFLAGKLIGGGWSDAGKIGGYAWTMWLSFAIFWVIQVAIIYRGMETIRRFENWAAPFVLVGALVMLIWMSNKAGGFGPLLDQPSKLGWGSDFWKLFWPSLMGMIGFWSTLSLNIPDFTRYGKSQKAQTWGQALGLPTTMTLFALLSVMVTSGSQAVYGETIWDPVQLAARTDNVFGLLFALVTVLVATLSVNIAANLVSPAFDFSNVAPRKVSFRTGALATCVLGVLIFPWKLYSDPQGYIFTWLGLVGGLLGTVAGILIADYWILRRGRLDLTDLYRAGGRYWYDGGWNWRAVAAFVTGGVLAIGGASFKPLFDGRPIPALEPLADYGWAVGLGTSIVVYLALMLPRGRREESTV is encoded by the coding sequence ATGACCGACACCGCTCCCACGGCCATACCGCCGACCGCCCAAGTCACCCTCGCCGACGGCCGGGTGGAGATCGCCCCTGGTTCGCCGCAGCCCAGCGGCCCCTACGCCAACGAGGACCTGCTCCCGGTCCCGGTGGAGAAGCGCACCTGGACCACGTACAACTTCTCCGCGCTGTGGGTCGGAATGGCCCACAACACGGCGTCGTGGACGCTGGCCTCCGGTCTGATCGCCGTCGGCATGGACTGGAAGCAGGCGGTGTTCACCATCGCCCTGGCCAACGTGATCGTGTTGGTGCCGATGCTGCTCACCGGGCACGCGGGACCCAAGTACGGCATCCCCTTCCCGGTCTTCGCCCGCGCCTCCTTCGGTATCCGCGGCGCCAACCTCCCCGCTGTGGTACGGGCGTTGGTGGCGTGCGGCTGGTTCGGCATCCAGACCTGGATCGGCGGTGAGGCCATCTACTTCCTCGCCGGGAAGCTGATCGGCGGCGGCTGGAGCGACGCCGGGAAGATCGGCGGCTACGCCTGGACCATGTGGCTGTCGTTCGCGATCTTCTGGGTGATCCAGGTCGCGATCATCTACCGGGGCATGGAGACGATCCGCCGCTTCGAGAACTGGGCGGCACCCTTCGTCCTCGTCGGCGCGCTCGTCATGCTGATCTGGATGAGCAACAAAGCAGGCGGTTTCGGCCCGTTGCTGGACCAGCCCTCCAAGCTCGGCTGGGGCAGCGACTTCTGGAAACTCTTCTGGCCGTCCCTCATGGGCATGATCGGCTTCTGGTCGACGCTGTCGCTGAACATCCCCGACTTCACCCGCTACGGGAAGTCGCAGAAGGCGCAGACCTGGGGACAGGCTCTCGGTCTGCCCACGACCATGACGCTGTTCGCGCTGCTGTCGGTGATGGTCACCTCCGGCTCGCAGGCCGTGTACGGCGAGACGATCTGGGACCCGGTACAGCTCGCCGCCAGGACGGACAACGTCTTCGGGCTGCTCTTCGCGCTGGTGACGGTGCTGGTGGCGACCCTGTCGGTGAACATCGCGGCCAACCTGGTGTCGCCGGCCTTCGACTTCTCCAACGTCGCGCCCCGCAAGGTCAGTTTCCGCACCGGCGCACTCGCCACCTGCGTGCTCGGCGTGCTGATCTTCCCGTGGAAGCTGTACTCCGACCCGCAGGGCTACATCTTCACCTGGCTCGGTCTGGTCGGCGGTCTGCTGGGCACGGTCGCCGGCATCCTCATCGCCGACTACTGGATCCTGCGCCGCGGCAGACTCGACCTGACCGACCTGTACCGGGCCGGCGGCCGCTACTGGTACGACGGCGGCTGGAACTGGCGCGCCGTGGCCGCCTTCGTGACCGGCGGCGTCCTCGCGATCGGCGGCGCCAGCTTCAAGCCGCTGTTCGACGGCCGTCCGATCCCGGCGCTGGAACCTCTCGCCGACTACGGCTGGGCCGTCGGCCTGGGCACCTCGATCGTGGTGTACCTGGCTCTGATGCTGCCGCGCGGCCGACGGGAGGAAAGCACCGTCTGA
- a CDS encoding TIGR03842 family LLM class F420-dependent oxidoreductase, giving the protein MDFGLVLQTDPPASRVVSLMQRAERNGFTHGWTFDSAVLWQEPFVIYSQILANTERLTVGPMVTNPGTRTWEVTASTFATLNDMFGNRTVCGIGRGDSAMRVAGRAPNTLARISEAMKVIRALGSGREADLGGTVVRFPWIKDDARLPVWMAAYGPKALKMTGEEADGFILQLADLYLTEYMVKAVKDAATAAGRDPGEVKICVAAPAYVTDDDSPQALAHAREQCRWFGGMVGNHVADLVSKYGEHSAQVPEELTDYIKARQGYDYSHHGRSDNPDTAFVPDEIVDRFCLVGPVEKHIEKLNALRDLGVDQFAVYDMHDAQEKVIDAYGATVIPAVNG; this is encoded by the coding sequence ATGGACTTCGGACTTGTCCTCCAGACCGACCCCCCTGCCTCCCGCGTCGTCAGCCTGATGCAGCGCGCCGAACGGAACGGCTTCACCCACGGCTGGACCTTCGACTCGGCCGTGCTCTGGCAGGAACCGTTCGTGATCTACAGCCAGATCCTGGCGAACACCGAGAGGTTGACCGTCGGCCCCATGGTGACCAACCCGGGGACCCGCACCTGGGAGGTCACCGCCTCCACCTTCGCCACCCTCAACGACATGTTCGGCAACCGCACCGTCTGCGGCATCGGCCGCGGCGACTCCGCCATGCGCGTCGCCGGCCGCGCGCCCAACACCCTCGCCCGGATCAGCGAGGCCATGAAGGTGATCCGGGCGCTCGGCTCGGGCCGGGAGGCGGACCTCGGAGGGACGGTCGTGCGGTTCCCCTGGATCAAGGACGACGCCCGGCTCCCCGTCTGGATGGCCGCGTACGGGCCGAAGGCGCTGAAGATGACCGGTGAGGAGGCCGACGGCTTCATCCTCCAGCTCGCCGACCTGTACCTCACCGAGTACATGGTGAAGGCCGTGAAGGACGCGGCGACCGCCGCCGGACGTGACCCCGGCGAGGTCAAGATCTGCGTGGCCGCCCCCGCGTACGTCACCGACGACGACTCGCCGCAGGCGCTGGCCCACGCCCGCGAGCAGTGCCGGTGGTTCGGCGGCATGGTCGGCAACCACGTGGCCGACCTGGTGTCGAAGTACGGCGAGCACTCCGCCCAGGTCCCCGAGGAGCTCACCGACTACATCAAGGCCCGGCAAGGCTACGACTACTCGCACCACGGACGCAGCGACAACCCCGACACGGCGTTCGTGCCCGACGAGATCGTCGACCGGTTCTGCCTCGTCGGACCGGTCGAGAAGCACATCGAGAAGCTGAACGCCCTGCGCGACCTCGGCGTCGACCAGTTCGCCGTCTATGACATGCACGACGCGCAGGAGAAGGTCATCGACGCCTACGGCGCGACGGTCATCCCGGCGGTCAACGGCTGA
- a CDS encoding phytoene desaturase family protein produces MLDAVVVGAGPNGLTAAVELARRGFSVALFEARDTVGGGARTEELTLPGFRHDPCSAAHPLGINSPAFRALPLERYGLKWLQPELPMAHPFLDGSAAVLSRSVAETAASFGARDAGPYRRLVEPFLPKWDALVRDFMSLPLTALPRDPLTLARFGLVGLPPSSWLTRRFHDERAKSLFAGLVAHVMAPLSGFATGAVGLVFALAAHARGWPVARGGSQSLSDALAAYLEDLGGSVHTDYEVKRLDDLPPARAYVFDTSPTALGRIAGFGDYYAGYKYGPGVFKIDYALDGPVPWTAQEARRAGTVQIGADSAEIGAALRAASREGRAPERPFLITVQPGVVDPTRAPEGKHVFWAYGHVPSGWTGDLTDAMERQLERFAPGFRDRVLARVTAGPAELAARNANYVGGDIASGAVSGLQILLRPKLTAFPYATPHPAVFLCSSATPPGPGVHGMSGHNAAKAVWRRLRQKG; encoded by the coding sequence ATGCTCGATGCGGTCGTGGTGGGAGCGGGGCCCAACGGGCTGACCGCAGCGGTGGAGCTGGCCAGGCGCGGCTTCTCCGTGGCGCTCTTCGAGGCGCGGGACACCGTGGGCGGGGGCGCCCGTACCGAGGAGCTCACCCTCCCCGGCTTCCGACACGACCCGTGCTCCGCCGCCCACCCGCTCGGCATCAACTCGCCCGCCTTCCGCGCCCTGCCCCTGGAGCGCTACGGACTGAAGTGGCTGCAGCCCGAGCTGCCCATGGCCCACCCCTTCCTCGACGGCAGCGCCGCCGTGCTGTCCCGGTCCGTGGCGGAGACGGCCGCCTCCTTCGGAGCGCGCGACGCGGGCCCCTACCGCCGCCTGGTCGAGCCCTTCCTGCCCAAGTGGGACGCCCTGGTCCGCGACTTCATGTCGCTGCCGCTGACCGCCCTTCCGCGCGACCCGCTCACCCTGGCCCGCTTCGGTCTGGTCGGCCTGCCCCCGTCCAGTTGGCTCACCCGCCGCTTCCACGACGAACGGGCCAAATCCCTCTTCGCCGGCCTCGTCGCCCATGTCATGGCCCCGCTGAGCGGATTCGCCACCGGCGCCGTCGGCCTGGTCTTCGCCCTCGCCGCGCACGCCCGCGGCTGGCCGGTGGCCCGCGGCGGCTCCCAGTCCCTCTCCGACGCCCTCGCCGCGTACCTCGAGGATCTCGGTGGCAGCGTCCACACGGACTACGAGGTCAAGCGCCTCGACGACCTGCCGCCCGCCCGCGCGTACGTCTTCGACACCTCGCCCACCGCCCTCGGCCGCATCGCCGGCTTCGGCGACTACTACGCGGGCTACAAGTACGGCCCCGGCGTCTTCAAGATCGACTACGCCCTCGACGGTCCTGTCCCCTGGACCGCCCAGGAGGCCCGCAGGGCCGGCACCGTGCAGATCGGCGCGGACAGCGCGGAGATCGGCGCCGCGCTGCGAGCGGCCTCCCGGGAAGGCCGCGCGCCCGAGCGGCCCTTCCTGATCACCGTGCAGCCCGGCGTCGTCGACCCGACCCGCGCCCCCGAGGGCAAGCACGTGTTCTGGGCGTACGGCCATGTGCCCAGCGGCTGGACCGGCGACCTCACCGACGCCATGGAACGCCAACTGGAGCGCTTCGCGCCGGGATTCCGCGACCGGGTCCTCGCCCGGGTCACCGCAGGGCCCGCCGAACTCGCCGCCCGCAACGCCAACTACGTCGGCGGGGACATCGCCTCCGGAGCGGTCTCCGGGCTCCAGATCCTGCTGCGCCCCAAGCTGACGGCGTTCCCGTACGCCACTCCGCACCCGGCCGTCTTCCTGTGCTCCTCGGCCACGCCGCCCGGCCCGGGCGTGCACGGCATGTCGGGTCACAACGCGGCCAAGGCCGTCTGGCGGAGGCTGCGGCAGAAGGGGTGA
- a CDS encoding M1 family aminopeptidase, producing the protein MRPTPRRALAAGALALAALAAVSLPAAPPAAAAPDGAAPTGGGALAAAASRGGAAPAAAVCTPAQAVVNGGFESGASPWTSSSTDVITNRTGQGAHGGTAFAWLGGVGSTHTDTLTQSVTVPSGCASATLTFWLHIDTTETTSSRAYDKLTAKIGTTTLATYSNLDKNTGYVQKSFDVSAFAGQTVSLSFTGTEDSSLRSNFVLDDIALDTSGDTAPPADSVRTPAAPSYTVSLTGNTAGTVWTGHESATFTNASATALTEVYLRLWDNYHGTCASMPITVGNVTGGTAGALSVDCTALRIGLAAPLAQGQSATIGFDLGITVPSGTDRFGHDGAFSFIGNALPVLAVKDGAGWHLDPYTNNGESFYSLAADFKVTLDHPTTLLVPATGASVDTAGSSGRTITTSTASQVRDFAWAAGPFSKISGTSAAGTPINVYSVSGISSANAQSMLTTAKTAVDAHSSRFGAYPYGELDAVIDNGFWFGGMEYPGFVLDKVSVTALTHEIGHQWWYGIVGDDEYNTPWLDESFTDYATDLALDKTGSGCWSSVSWASSAEKITNSMAYWDAHPSRYATVVYDYGKCALHDLRRLIGNTAMADLLKDYAASHWYGVSTTAEFKAAAQAATTTDLTSFWTTHRIDG; encoded by the coding sequence GTGAGACCCACCCCCCGCAGGGCGCTCGCCGCCGGCGCGCTCGCCCTCGCCGCCCTGGCCGCCGTCTCGCTTCCCGCCGCACCCCCGGCAGCCGCCGCTCCCGACGGGGCCGCACCCACGGGCGGCGGAGCCCTCGCCGCAGCCGCGTCGCGGGGCGGCGCGGCCCCGGCGGCCGCCGTGTGCACGCCGGCCCAGGCCGTCGTCAACGGCGGCTTCGAGAGCGGCGCGTCCCCGTGGACTTCGTCCTCGACCGACGTGATCACCAACCGTACCGGGCAGGGCGCCCACGGTGGCACCGCCTTCGCCTGGCTGGGCGGGGTCGGCAGCACGCACACCGACACCCTCACGCAGAGCGTCACCGTTCCCTCCGGGTGCGCCTCCGCGACCCTCACGTTCTGGCTGCACATCGACACGACCGAGACGACCTCGTCCAGGGCGTACGACAAGTTGACCGCCAAGATCGGCACGACGACCCTGGCGACGTACTCCAACCTCGACAAGAACACCGGCTACGTCCAGAAGTCGTTCGACGTGTCGGCCTTCGCCGGGCAGACGGTGAGTCTGTCGTTCACCGGAACCGAGGACTCCAGCCTGCGGTCGAACTTCGTCCTCGACGACATCGCGCTCGACACCTCCGGCGACACCGCGCCGCCTGCCGACTCCGTCCGCACCCCGGCGGCCCCGTCGTACACCGTCAGTCTGACCGGCAACACCGCCGGCACGGTGTGGACCGGACACGAGAGCGCGACCTTCACCAACGCCTCCGCGACCGCGCTCACCGAGGTGTACCTGCGGCTCTGGGACAACTACCACGGCACCTGCGCGTCGATGCCGATCACGGTCGGCAACGTCACCGGCGGCACCGCGGGCGCCCTCTCGGTCGACTGCACGGCCCTGCGGATCGGCCTCGCCGCGCCCCTCGCCCAGGGGCAGAGCGCCACGATCGGCTTCGACCTCGGCATCACGGTGCCCAGCGGCACCGACCGGTTCGGCCACGACGGAGCGTTCAGCTTCATCGGCAACGCGCTGCCCGTGCTGGCGGTGAAGGACGGTGCGGGCTGGCATCTCGACCCGTACACGAACAACGGCGAGTCGTTCTACTCCCTGGCCGCCGACTTCAAGGTGACCCTCGACCACCCGACGACCCTGCTCGTGCCGGCCACCGGCGCCTCCGTCGACACCGCGGGCTCCAGCGGCCGCACCATCACCACGTCGACCGCGTCCCAGGTACGGGACTTCGCCTGGGCGGCCGGCCCCTTCAGCAAGATCTCCGGCACCTCGGCGGCCGGCACCCCGATCAACGTGTACTCCGTCTCCGGCATCAGCTCGGCCAACGCCCAGTCGATGCTCACCACCGCGAAGACTGCGGTGGACGCCCACTCGTCCCGCTTCGGCGCCTACCCCTACGGTGAGTTGGACGCCGTCATCGACAACGGCTTCTGGTTCGGCGGCATGGAGTACCCCGGCTTCGTCCTCGACAAGGTCAGCGTCACCGCGCTGACCCATGAGATCGGCCACCAGTGGTGGTACGGGATCGTCGGCGACGACGAGTACAACACCCCCTGGCTGGACGAGTCGTTCACCGACTACGCCACCGACCTCGCGCTGGACAAGACCGGCAGCGGCTGCTGGAGCAGCGTGTCCTGGGCCTCGTCGGCGGAGAAGATCACCAACTCGATGGCCTACTGGGACGCCCACCCCTCGCGGTACGCCACCGTCGTCTACGACTACGGCAAGTGCGCGCTGCACGACCTGCGGCGACTGATCGGCAACACCGCGATGGCCGACTTGCTCAAGGACTACGCCGCTTCGCACTGGTACGGCGTCTCGACCACGGCCGAGTTCAAGGCGGCCGCCCAGGCCGCCACCACCACCGACCTGACGTCGTTCTGGACCACACACCGCATCGACGGCTGA
- a CDS encoding inositol monophosphatase family protein, which translates to MIEDTETIDEFLARHSADVEEAVRRAAAAEIMPRFRQLAAHEVDQKNGPHDLVTDADRNAELFLTKALGSLLPGSVVVGEEAVHADPATYEAIQGGTPVWIVDPVDGTRQFVHGDDGFCTLVALVRHGVLLASWTYAPARDQLATAVRGGGAFLDGERLFAGPPEPGGDLTVATSHPDYTTDEQKHALLGLWTDGVAPRACGSAGLEYLAIARGELDATAFSWEAAWDHAAGLLLVEEAGGAHLTLTGEPFRVRGGNPLPFTAARDAATARRVAALLAGGEPRRLSGAETQRRTA; encoded by the coding sequence ATGATCGAAGACACGGAAACCATCGACGAGTTTCTCGCCCGCCACTCCGCCGACGTGGAGGAGGCGGTCCGCAGGGCCGCCGCAGCCGAGATCATGCCGCGCTTCCGGCAGCTCGCCGCGCACGAGGTAGACCAGAAGAACGGCCCCCACGACCTGGTGACGGACGCCGACCGCAACGCCGAGCTGTTCCTCACCAAGGCGCTGGGCTCCCTCCTGCCGGGTTCGGTCGTCGTCGGCGAGGAGGCGGTGCACGCCGACCCGGCGACATACGAGGCGATACAGGGCGGGACACCGGTCTGGATCGTCGACCCCGTCGACGGCACACGGCAGTTCGTACACGGGGACGACGGCTTCTGCACCCTCGTCGCGCTCGTCCGCCACGGCGTCCTGCTCGCCTCCTGGACGTACGCTCCGGCCCGTGACCAGCTGGCCACAGCCGTCCGCGGCGGTGGCGCCTTCCTCGACGGCGAGCGGCTGTTCGCCGGCCCGCCCGAGCCCGGCGGCGACCTGACGGTGGCCACCTCGCACCCCGACTACACGACCGACGAGCAGAAGCACGCCCTGTTGGGGCTGTGGACGGACGGGGTCGCACCACGCGCGTGCGGTTCGGCCGGCCTCGAGTATCTCGCCATCGCCCGGGGCGAGTTGGATGCCACGGCCTTCTCCTGGGAGGCCGCCTGGGACCACGCGGCCGGGCTGCTCCTGGTCGAGGAGGCGGGCGGCGCCCACCTCACGCTCACCGGCGAGCCGTTCCGCGTCAGGGGCGGCAACCCCCTGCCCTTCACGGCGGCTCGGGACGCGGCCACGGCCCGTCGCGTTGCGGCCCTGCTCGCGGGAGGCGAACCACGTCGCCTGTCCGGAGCCGAGACGCAACGGCGCACCGCCTGA
- a CDS encoding O-acetyl-ADP-ribose deacetylase yields MTMITLVRGDITRQSVDAVVNAANSSLLGGGGVDGAIHRRGGPEILADCRRLRASRYGKGLPTGQAVATTAGDLDARWVIHTVGPVYSATEDRSELLASCYRESLRVADELGARTVAFPAVSAGIYGWPMDDAARIAVETVRAARTTVAEVRFVLFDERAYAAFAGQVG; encoded by the coding sequence ATGACCATGATCACGCTCGTTCGGGGCGACATCACCCGGCAGTCCGTGGACGCCGTCGTCAACGCGGCCAACTCCTCGCTGCTGGGCGGCGGTGGCGTCGACGGCGCCATCCACCGCCGGGGCGGCCCCGAGATCCTCGCCGACTGCCGCCGTCTGCGCGCCTCCCGCTACGGCAAAGGCCTGCCCACCGGCCAAGCGGTCGCCACCACCGCGGGTGACCTGGACGCCCGCTGGGTGATCCATACCGTGGGTCCCGTGTACAGCGCCACCGAGGACCGTTCGGAGCTGCTGGCCTCCTGTTACCGGGAGTCGCTGCGGGTCGCGGACGAGCTGGGCGCCCGCACCGTGGCCTTCCCGGCGGTCTCCGCGGGCATCTACGGCTGGCCGATGGACGACGCTGCCCGCATCGCCGTCGAGACGGTACGGGCGGCGCGCACGACCGTGGCCGAGGTGAGGTTCGTGCTCTTCGACGAGCGGGCGTACGCGGCCTTCGCCGGCCAGGTCGGCTGA
- a CDS encoding gamma-glutamyltransferase family protein — MFTTRPTLQGTFGMVSATHWLASQSAMAVLEDGGNAFDAAVAGAFVLHVVEPHLNGPAGEVPILLAPAGDEVRVLCGQGVAPAGATVAHYRGLGLDLVPGTGPLAAAVPGAFDAWLLLLRDYGTKSLDDVLKYAIGYAEHGHAPVENVGATVETVRELFETEWTSSAEVYLPGGRPPRTGELLRNPALAATWKRLLAETGPAGDREARIEAAREVWRSGFVAEALVRQSARPTLDTSGEHRTGTLTAADLAAWSASYETPATYDWNGWTVCKAGPWSQGPALLQQLALLPPDLPAYGSAAYVHLLVEGCKLAMADREAWYGDAAEVPLDALLAAGYNAARRRLIGDEASYELRPGSPGGRNPRLSAHAHVIASDDPAFSPLGVGEPTVAKGPASPVPGEPEVAVDGAVRGDTCHLDVVDRWGNMIAATPSGGWLQSNPVVPELGFPLGTRLQMTWLEEGLPNSLTPGRRPRTTLTPSLALRDGVPVMAFGTPGGDQQDQWQLHFLLGVALRARVRGGLDLQGAIDAPNWHNDGFPGSFFPRGMRPGSLTVEARMPDVVVDELRRRGHRVTVGDAWSEGRLCAVARDPATGILSAAANPRGMQGYAVGR; from the coding sequence GTGTTCACCACCCGCCCCACCCTGCAGGGCACGTTCGGCATGGTCTCCGCCACGCACTGGCTGGCCTCGCAGTCGGCGATGGCCGTGCTGGAGGACGGCGGCAACGCCTTCGACGCGGCTGTGGCCGGGGCCTTCGTGCTGCACGTCGTCGAGCCGCACCTCAACGGGCCCGCCGGAGAGGTCCCGATCCTGCTCGCACCGGCCGGCGACGAGGTGCGCGTGCTGTGCGGGCAGGGGGTGGCGCCCGCCGGGGCGACGGTCGCGCACTACCGCGGTCTCGGCCTGGACCTCGTGCCCGGCACGGGGCCGCTCGCCGCCGCCGTCCCCGGCGCCTTTGACGCCTGGCTGCTCCTCCTGCGGGACTACGGCACCAAGTCCCTCGACGACGTGCTGAAGTACGCCATCGGGTACGCCGAGCACGGGCACGCGCCCGTGGAGAACGTCGGCGCGACCGTCGAGACGGTGCGGGAGCTGTTCGAGACGGAGTGGACCTCGTCGGCGGAGGTGTACCTGCCCGGCGGACGGCCGCCGCGCACCGGTGAACTGCTGCGCAACCCGGCGCTCGCGGCCACCTGGAAGCGGCTGCTCGCCGAGACCGGCCCGGCGGGCGACCGGGAGGCGCGGATCGAGGCCGCGCGGGAGGTGTGGCGGTCCGGGTTCGTCGCCGAGGCGCTCGTGCGGCAGTCCGCCCGGCCCACCCTGGACACCAGCGGCGAACACCGCACCGGCACGCTCACGGCCGCCGACCTCGCCGCCTGGTCCGCGTCCTACGAGACGCCGGCGACGTACGACTGGAACGGCTGGACGGTGTGCAAGGCCGGCCCCTGGAGCCAGGGTCCGGCCCTCCTGCAGCAGCTCGCGCTGCTCCCGCCCGACCTGCCCGCGTACGGCTCGGCCGCCTACGTCCATCTCCTGGTGGAGGGCTGCAAGCTCGCCATGGCCGACCGCGAGGCCTGGTACGGCGACGCGGCCGAGGTCCCCCTGGACGCGTTGCTCGCCGCCGGCTACAACGCGGCGCGGCGAAGGCTGATCGGCGACGAGGCGTCGTACGAGCTGCGGCCCGGCAGCCCCGGGGGACGCAACCCCCGGCTGAGCGCGCACGCGCACGTGATCGCCTCCGACGACCCCGCCTTCAGCCCCCTGGGCGTCGGCGAGCCGACCGTCGCCAAGGGGCCGGCGTCGCCCGTTCCCGGTGAGCCGGAGGTCGCCGTGGACGGGGCCGTCCGCGGCGACACCTGCCACCTCGACGTCGTCGACCGCTGGGGCAACATGATCGCGGCGACGCCCAGCGGAGGCTGGCTGCAGTCCAACCCGGTCGTCCCCGAGCTGGGCTTCCCGCTCGGCACCCGGCTGCAGATGACCTGGCTGGAGGAGGGCCTGCCGAACTCCCTCACCCCGGGGCGGCGCCCGCGCACCACCCTGACGCCGTCGCTCGCGCTGCGCGACGGGGTCCCGGTCATGGCGTTCGGCACGCCCGGCGGCGACCAGCAGGACCAGTGGCAGCTGCACTTCCTCCTGGGGGTCGCCCTGCGGGCGCGGGTGCGCGGCGGACTCGACCTGCAAGGAGCGATCGACGCGCCCAACTGGCACAACGACGGCTTCCCCGGCTCCTTCTTCCCGCGCGGCATGCGACCGGGCAGTCTCACCGTGGAGGCCCGGATGCCGGATGTGGTGGTGGACGAGCTGCGGCGGCGCGGCCACCGCGTGACCGTCGGCGACGCCTGGTCCGAGGGCCGCCTCTGCGCGGTCGCCCGCGATCCGGCGACCGGGATCCTGTCGGCGGCCGCGAACCCGCGCGGCATGCAGGGGTACGCGGTGGGCCGCTGA